One Solanum lycopersicum chromosome 2, SLM_r2.1 genomic region harbors:
- the LOC101252252 gene encoding protein RST1 isoform X2, whose translation MDSYSQLLEKIRIPQPSLQKFAVISIFDKLRSAPTYLNPDSAPGTDAITQCLHSTSASVLDQSVRELCRLVRDSKLDLSRGLLELQSALEASDSRFVSLFVKGIGFLVRLGFQNNSLPSLSSENHPFVKVLSCRVEVQTELVQQVLIFIMQSKNSGMVEVCDFLLPFLNYSIVRMPSSVSVSSFIRSLVSSLAGLCCSIPLEAIPVIKLLIGRLKFFPCDNAEDFTNISHCLECIVDAYVVVLQQLVEMGSLLHQVQLCGVELLDVMFSLCTNPKHTSSIENILEVSRRILIVQKDLGLSFIPELSTITLSLFMVLMQSELEHEQFLEVKLVLFLLKWKHENENDVFRDAYDLNEELLFIFPAISLLSSPSKSVKQLATDLLHILGKLSSKLLIAQKTGQPKGMKFPTISTPKYIVFRLLQHIWLQELSPLSGSFYLNYEPSHVTSIRDEHYVSKTWSSLVTDHLHHIIARRKSSSISQSQNIFLIDMPMILSAIACVLVMHQADGSSSVDILANSSRADPKLGVPLLLVIQFYNHIFSTNTSVDSHGVLLKLLELLPSLASHPAIIPLVIQTLLPMLQNDKKPVLFATAIRLLCKTWEYNDRVFGTLQGVLLANRFTRFASKRDICISMAVSICDICRRNPDRGVDLILSIAACVENQDPLVQSLGLQSLGHLCEADAIDFYSAWDVIAKHVLNYSANAMVAHSLCLLLNWGAMDAQAYPEASVDVLKILWNIGTSQDCRQASLWSKARASAFVALTSYEVEHLERSIPDFKDRNLEYLVSETDPEVLTALEGFEVKLITFEHITRRRLVKQKKVSGNKIEKLLDVFPRLIFASGKERREKELPGAALFCLPFTKKDSRKPGASEDLQDVQAKYEASLIDIATSLQLSRNILISILSLQSWKPFMRRWMRAYVLLLDAKLQTAVLDKTPKAAMEILKSMTAIAERSLPRSAENIALAVGALCSVLPASAHAVKATASKFLLDWLFQHEHEYRQWSAAISLGLISSCLHLTDHKQKFENINALLEVASVSKSTLVKGACGVGLGYSCQTLLARAAAHPGKETHKIEEAELLRKIIRTLSQMISQFTPSSADVLETLSVSFPLRSDNLNSNFAGEFLGSMSENLEEDVWGVAGLVLGLGNCVGAMYRAGMYDAVLNVKALLISWIPHPSEVTTMSKDHEILLFVGSCLAVPTVMATCQRFELIDDAELEHLLSCYKELISELLSIKRFDTFHQSLLMASCLGAGSLVGVVLNEGSHSLKIEHIKELLALFRKSYADSNPPLIYLGAMLGVVNALGAGAGTLIEPHPLSSSHSSSDQKEASYISGPLITNDVLEPDLTSLVQEMFLVAQNSDAHQLQQHAAWAISFLRHYLWVKDLQNDESTSENDSVGSKTVSQNFPEDSTVMKLSMWLMHLNYLGTGDVSHVNTVSSVLRCLSHASRLPPLDWGAIIRRCMRYESRVAGLLAQDITFERGNLREECLLFSLSHANQFDPLLSFLDELCDIPRLRVLESRLQFFLLSHLADLVKIFSGSRIVKLFEDVAELLSWSTCPESCDPLEKITFRISCWRGLQLCLDESSHHTQDYKSSMEKCMEFLFTLLPSAQTDESCQVKIFEEWSEALRCLEKAQQGWLLDLLKVSEVNFTVANSLSFETVKKIQAIAKLVQSGSLPLTVLGKLKACLLDSRSQDIWDALTEVSITVQHAEGNAKRQWLIEALEISCITRFPSTALQFVGLLCGSCCIYRPVLIVDKFTVLSDLPVTLTSLLSDSSWMVVADSVVSYLWASTERIYEWNKQLKGGFDTQSIDKSENDIACFLLLVMYQACVSLKDHLPSEKQLQLANMVVPANMDVHAFQARLNFDMKSLPLL comes from the exons ATGGACTCTTACTCTCAACTGCTGGAGAAAATTCGAATCCCCCAACCGTCGCTGCAGAAATTCGCAGTCATCTCGATATTCGACAAACTTCGATCGGCTCCGACTTACTTGAACCCTGACTCCGCCCCTGGAACCGACGCCATTACTCAGTGCCTTCATTCCACCTCCGCTTCTGTACTTGATCAATCGGTTAGAGAGCTATGCCGCCTCGTCAGAGACTCCAAATTGGACCTATCTCGCGGATTACTCGAGCTCCAGTCTGCCCTCGAAGCATCCGATTCTCGTTTTGTCAGTCTTTTTGTCAAAGGAATAGGTTTCCTTGTTCGGTTGGGTTTCCAGAACAATTCGTTGCCGTCTCTATCTTCAGAGAATCATCCATTCGTCAAG GTGCTTTCTTGCCGAGTGGAGGTTCAAACAGAGCTAGTGCAACAAGTGCTTATTTTCATAATGCAGAGCAAGAATTCGGGAATGGTTGAAGTTTGTGATTTCTTGTTACCTTTCTTGAATTATTCAATTGTTAGGATGCCCTCATCTGTTTCAGTTTCTTCATTTATAAGAAGTTTGGTATCGTCACTAGCTGGACTTTGTTGTTCAATTCCTTTAGAGGCCATTCCTGTTATTAAACTCCTCATTGGGCGTTTGAAGTTCTTTCCATGCGATAATGCAGAA GATTTTACTAATATTTCGCACTGCCTTGAATGCATTGTAGATGCATATGTGGTGGTCCTGCAACAATTGGTGGAAATGGGATCG CTGCTTCATCAAGTTCAGTTATGTGGTGTGGAGCTTCTGGATGTTATGTTCTCCTTGTGTACAAATCCAAAGCACACGAGTTCAATTGAGAACATTTTAGAAGTATCGAGGCGCATATTGATTGTGCAAAAAGATCTTGGTTTGAGCTTTATACCTGaattatcaacaattacccTGTCCTTATTTATGGTGCTTATGCAGTCTGAACTTGAACATGAACAATTCTTGGAGGTGAAACTTGTTCTATTTCTGTTGAAGTGGAAACATGAGAACG AGAATGATGTCTTTAGAGATGCATATGATTTGAATGAAGAGCTCTTATTCATCTTCCCTGCTATCAGCCTTCTTTCTTCTCCATCTAAATCAGTAAAACAATTAGCAACCGATTTGCTTCACATTTTGGGAAAGCTTTCGAGTAAGCTACTTATTGCACAAAAAACTGGACAGCCGAAAGGAATGAAATTTCCGACCATTAGTACACCTAAATACATAGTCTTCAGACTCTTGCAGCATATATGGCTTCAG GAACTGTCTCCATTGTCTGGTTCTTTTTATCTGAATTACGAGCCTAGTCATGTCACTTCTATTAGAGACGAGCACTATGTATCAAAAACTTGGAGCTCATTGGTTACCGACCACTTGCATCATATTATTGCAAGAAGGAAGTCCTCATCCATCTCTCAGTCTCAGAATATCTTTCTGATCG ATATGCCCATGATACTCAGTGCAATTGCCTGTGTCCTCGTCATGCATCAAGCAGATGGGAGCTCTTCTGTTGATATCTTGGCTAATAGTAGCAGAGCGGATCCTAAACTAGGTGTCCCTTTGTTACTAGTCATTCAATTCTACAATCATATATTTTCCACGAACACAAGTGTTGACTCTCATGGAGTTCTG CTAAAACTTCTGGAACTGCTGCCATCACTTGCTTCCCATCCTGCAATCATACCTCTCGTTATTCAGACACTGTTGCCTATGCTTCAGAATGATAAGAAACC TGTTCTATTTGCCACTGCGATTCGCTTACTTTGCAAAACCTGGGAATACAACGACCGTGTCTTTGGGACCTTGCAG GGAGTACTACTTGCGAATAGATTTACTCGGTTTGCGTCTAAGCGAGATATTTGCATTAGCATGGCTGTTTCCATCTGTGATATCTGCAGAAGAAATCCTGATCGTGGAGTGGACCTTATTTTATCCATTGCG GCTTGCGTGGAGAATCAAGATCCTTTAGTGCAGTCTCTGGGTCTTCAAAGCCTTGGCCACCTCTGTGAAGCCGATGCCATTG ATTTTTATTCTGCTTGGGATGTGATTGCAAAGCATGTGCTAAACTACTCAGCGAACGCCATGGTTGCTCACAG CCTCTGTCTTCTTTTGAACTGGGGTGCGATGGATGCACAAGCATACCCTGAGGCATCAGTAGATGTGTTGAAGATACTATGGAATATTGGAACCTCCCAAGATTGTAGACAAGCTTCCTTATGGTCCAAAGCTCGGGCATCTGCCTTTGTGGCATTAACCAGTTATGAG GTAGAGCATCTTGAAAGAAGTATTCCGGACTTCAAGGACAGAAACTTGGAGTATCTTGTGTCCGAGACTGACCCTGAAGTGCTTACTGCGCTGGAAGGATTTGAAGTCAAACTTATAACTTTCGAGCACAT CACCCGGCGAAGATTAGTAAAGCAGAAAAAGGTGTCTGGAAACAAAATTGAGAAGCTGTTAGATGTTTTTCCACGTCTCATCTTTGCTTCAG gaaaagaaagaagagaaaaagaattaCCTGGTGCAGCTCTTTTTTGCCTTCCCTTTACAAAGAAAGATTCAAGGAAGCCAGGAGCATCAGAG GACTTGCAAGATGTACAAGCTAAATATGAAGCCTCACTGATTGATATAGCAACATCTCTTCAACTGTCAAGAAATATATTGATATCAATTCTTTCTTTGCAATCATGGAAGCCCTTCATGCGGAGGTGGATGAGAGCTTATGTCTTGTTACTTGATGCTAAGTTGCAGACTGCTGTTTTGGACAAAACTCCTAAAGCTGCCATGGAAATTCTTAAG AGTATGACAGCAATTGCAGAGAGATCTCTCCCTCGATCTGCTGAGAATATTGCATTAGCTGTTGGAGCCCTTTGTTCG GTGTTGCCTGCTTCCGCACATGCTGTTAAAGCGACCGCCTCAAAGTTTTTGCTGGATTGGTTGTTCCAACATGAACATGAGTATCGCCAATGGTCAGCAGCAATCTCTCTTGGTCTGATATCAAGTTGCCTACACCTCACTGATCACAAGCAGAAATTTGAGAATATCAATGCACTGCTTGAG GTTGCATCTGTGAGCAAAAGCACACTTGTGAAAGGAGCTTGTGGAGTTGGGTTAGGTTATTCATGTCAAACTCTTCTAGCCAGAGCTGCTGCTCACCCGGGCAAAGAGACACACAAGATAGAGGAAGCAGAATTGTTGAGAAAGATCATCAGAACCTTATCCCAGATGATCTCTCAATTCACACCTTCTTCGGCTGATGTTCTTGAAACTCTTTCAGTATCTTTTCCACTTCGATCAGataatttgaattcaaattttgcTGGTGAATTTCTTGGCTCGATGAGTGAGAATTTAGAGGAAGATGTGTGGGGCGTTGCAGGGCTTGTATTGGGTTTGGGTAATTGTGTTGGTGCAATGTACAGAGCTGGGATGTATGATGCAGTTCTTAATGTGAAAGCGTTACTTATTTCATGGATTCCACACCCTTCTGAAGTTACAACTATGAGCAAAgatcatgaaattttattatttgtgggCTCGTGTCTTGCTGTACCTACTGTAATGGCCACATGTCAGAGGTTTGAACTTATTGATGATGCAGAGCTGGAACATCTTTTGAGTTGCTATAAGGAACTAATCTCTGAGCTACTCTCTATTAAAAGATTTGACACCTTCCACCAGAGCTTATTGATGGCATCTTGTTTGGGAGCAGGAAGTCTTGTTGGTGTGGTTTTGAATGAAGGGTCGCACTCTTTGAAAATtgaacacattaaagaattGCTTGCACTGTTCAGAAAAAGTTACGCAGACTCCAATCCTCCACTAATTTATCTCGGTGCCATGCTTGGAGTTGTAAATGCATTAGGAGCAGGTGCAGGGACACTGATTGAACCCCACCCTTTGAGTTCATCACATTCTTCTTCTGATCAGAAG GAAGCTTCTTATATATCTGGTCCTTTAATTACAAATGATGTTCTCGAGCCTGATTTAACATCACTTGTGCAAGAGATGTTCCTAGTTGCGCAAAATTCTGATGCTCATCAGTTACAGCAGCATGCAGCATGGGCAATCTCATTTCTTAGACATTATTTGTGGGTCAAAGATCTTCAAAATGATGAAAGTACCTCAGAGAATGATTCTGTTGGTTCGAAGACCGTCTCACAAAATTTTCCTGAGGACAGCACGGTCATGAAATTGTCTATGTGGCTAATGCATCTGAACTATCTTGGG ACAGGTGATGTCTCACATGTAAACACAGTTTCTAGTGTTCTGCGGTGTCTCTCACATGCTTCTAGGCTACCACCATTGGATTGGGGCGCAATCATCAGACGGTGCATGAGATATGAGAGTCGAGTTGCTGGCTTGTTGGCACAAGACATAACTTTTGAGAGAGGAAATCTCAGGGAGGAATGCTTGCTTTTCTCATTATCGCATGCTAACCAATTTGATCCTCTCCTTAGCTTCCTTGATGAGCTATGTGACATCCCTCGGTTGAGGGTGCTCGAGTCACGCCTGCAATTCTTTTTGCTTTCACATTTGGCCGACCTGGTTAAGATTTTCTCAGGTTCTCGGATCGTGAAATTATTTGAAGATGTTGCTGAGTTATTATCATGGTCTACTTGTCCTGAGAGTTGTGACCCCCTAGAAAAAATCACATTTAGGATTTCATGCTGGAGGGGACTTCAATTGTGTTTGGATGAATCTTCTCATCACACTCAAGACTATAAATCTAGCATGGAAAAATGCATGGAGTTTCTCTTTACTTTGCTGCCTTCTGCTCAAACTGACGAGTCTTGTCAGgttaaaatttttgaagaatggtCTGAAGCACTTAGATGCCTGGAGAAGGCTCAACAAGGATGGCTATTGGATCTTCTAAAG GTTTCAGAGGTGAACTTCACTGTCGCAAACTCTCTGTCGTTTGAAACTGTGAAAAAGATTCAAGCAATAGCAAAACTAGTTCAAAGTGGTTCCCTGCCATTGACTGTGCTTGGTAAACTAAAAGCTTGTCTTTTGGACAGCAGATCTCAAG ATATTTGGGATGCTCTAACTGAAGTTTCAATAACCGTACAACATGCTGAAGGGAATGCCAAAAGACAATGGCTCATTGAGGCACTGGAAATTAGTTGCATTACGAGATTTCCGTCCACG GCTCTGCAGTTTGTCGGCCTGCTATGTGGAAGCTGCTGTATCTATAGGCCCGTGTTAATTGTGGACAAATTCACTGTTTTGAGCGATCTGCCAGTCACCCTCACGTCCCTCCTCTCGGATAGCTCCTGGATGGTAGTAGCAGATTCTGTTGTTTCTTATTTGTGGGCGTCGACGGAGCGGATATATGAATGGAACAAACAATTGAAAGGTGGTTTTGATACACAGTCCATCGACAAGAGTGAAAATGATATAGCCTGCTTTCTCCTACTAGTGATGTATCAGGCTTGTGTGTCCTTGAAAGATCATCTACCTTCAGAGAAACAGCTTCAGCTTGCCAATATGGTGGTACCAGCAAATATGGATGTCCATGCGTTCCAAGCaagattaaattttgatatgaaGAGTCTACCTCTGCTTTGA
- the LOC101252252 gene encoding protein RST1 isoform X3, producing the protein MDSYSQLLEKIRIPQPSLQKFAVISIFDKLRSAPTYLNPDSAPGTDAITQCLHSTSASVLDQSVRELCRLVRDSKLDLSRGLLELQSALEASDSRFVSLFVKGIGFLVRLGFQNNSLPSLSSENHPFVKVLSCRVEVQTELVQQVLIFIMQSKNSGMVEVCDFLLPFLNYSIVRMPSSVSVSSFIRSLVSSLAGLCCSIPLEAIPVIKLLIGRLKFFPCDNAEDFTNISHCLECIVDAYVVVLQQLVEMGSQLLHQVQLCGVELLDVMFSLCTNPKHTSSIENILEVSRRILIVQKDLGLSFIPELSTITLSLFMVLMQSELEHEQFLEVKLVLFLLKWKHENENDVFRDAYDLNEELLFIFPAISLLSSPSKSVKQLATDLLHILGKLSSKLLIAQKTGQPKGMKFPTISTPKYIVFRLLQHIWLQELSPLSGSFYLNYEPSHVTSIRDEHYVSKTWSSLVTDHLHHIIARRKSSSISQSQNIFLIDMPMILSAIACVLVMHQADGSSSVDILANSSRADPKLGVPLLLVIQFYNHIFSTNTSVDSHGVLLKLLELLPSLASHPAIIPLVIQTLLPMLQNDKKPVLFATAIRLLCKTWEYNDRVFGTLQGVLLANRFTRFASKRDICISMAVSICDICRRNPDRGVDLILSIAACVENQDPLVQSLGLQSLGHLCEADAIDFYSAWDVIAKHVLNYSANAMVAHSLCLLLNWGAMDAQAYPEASVDVLKILWNIGTSQDCRQASLWSKARASAFVALTSYEVEHLERSIPDFKDRNLEYLVSETDPEVLTALEGFEVKLITFEHITRRRLVKQKKVSGNKIEKLLDVFPRLIFASERREKELPGAALFCLPFTKKDSRKPGASEDLQDVQAKYEASLIDIATSLQLSRNILISILSLQSWKPFMRRWMRAYVLLLDAKLQTAVLDKTPKAAMEILKSMTAIAERSLPRSAENIALAVGALCSVLPASAHAVKATASKFLLDWLFQHEHEYRQWSAAISLGLISSCLHLTDHKQKFENINALLEVASVSKSTLVKGACGVGLGYSCQTLLARAAAHPGKETHKIEEAELLRKIIRTLSQMISQFTPSSADVLETLSVSFPLRSDNLNSNFAGEFLGSMSENLEEDVWGVAGLVLGLGNCVGAMYRAGMYDAVLNVKALLISWIPHPSEVTTMSKDHEILLFVGSCLAVPTVMATCQRFELIDDAELEHLLSCYKELISELLSIKRFDTFHQSLLMASCLGAGSLVGVVLNEGSHSLKIEHIKELLALFRKSYADSNPPLIYLGAMLGVVNALGAGAGTLIEPHPLSSSHSSSDQKEASYISGPLITNDVLEPDLTSLVQEMFLVAQNSDAHQLQQHAAWAISFLRHYLWVKDLQNDESTSENDSVGSKTVSQNFPEDSTVMKLSMWLMHLNYLGTGDVSHVNTVSSVLRCLSHASRLPPLDWGAIIRRCMRYESRVAGLLAQDITFERGNLREECLLFSLSHANQFDPLLSFLDELCDIPRLRVLESRLQFFLLSHLADLVKIFSGSRIVKLFEDVAELLSWSTCPESCDPLEKITFRISCWRGLQLCLDESSHHTQDYKSSMEKCMEFLFTLLPSAQTDESCQVKIFEEWSEALRCLEKAQQGWLLDLLKVSEVNFTVANSLSFETVKKIQAIAKLVQSGSLPLTVLGKLKACLLDSRSQDIWDALTEVSITVQHAEGNAKRQWLIEALEISCITRFPSTALQFVGLLCGSCCIYRPVLIVDKFTVLSDLPVTLTSLLSDSSWMVVADSVVSYLWASTERIYEWNKQLKGGFDTQSIDKSENDIACFLLLVMYQACVSLKDHLPSEKQLQLANMVVPANMDVHAFQARLNFDMKSLPLL; encoded by the exons ATGGACTCTTACTCTCAACTGCTGGAGAAAATTCGAATCCCCCAACCGTCGCTGCAGAAATTCGCAGTCATCTCGATATTCGACAAACTTCGATCGGCTCCGACTTACTTGAACCCTGACTCCGCCCCTGGAACCGACGCCATTACTCAGTGCCTTCATTCCACCTCCGCTTCTGTACTTGATCAATCGGTTAGAGAGCTATGCCGCCTCGTCAGAGACTCCAAATTGGACCTATCTCGCGGATTACTCGAGCTCCAGTCTGCCCTCGAAGCATCCGATTCTCGTTTTGTCAGTCTTTTTGTCAAAGGAATAGGTTTCCTTGTTCGGTTGGGTTTCCAGAACAATTCGTTGCCGTCTCTATCTTCAGAGAATCATCCATTCGTCAAG GTGCTTTCTTGCCGAGTGGAGGTTCAAACAGAGCTAGTGCAACAAGTGCTTATTTTCATAATGCAGAGCAAGAATTCGGGAATGGTTGAAGTTTGTGATTTCTTGTTACCTTTCTTGAATTATTCAATTGTTAGGATGCCCTCATCTGTTTCAGTTTCTTCATTTATAAGAAGTTTGGTATCGTCACTAGCTGGACTTTGTTGTTCAATTCCTTTAGAGGCCATTCCTGTTATTAAACTCCTCATTGGGCGTTTGAAGTTCTTTCCATGCGATAATGCAGAA GATTTTACTAATATTTCGCACTGCCTTGAATGCATTGTAGATGCATATGTGGTGGTCCTGCAACAATTGGTGGAAATGGGATCG CAGCTGCTTCATCAAGTTCAGTTATGTGGTGTGGAGCTTCTGGATGTTATGTTCTCCTTGTGTACAAATCCAAAGCACACGAGTTCAATTGAGAACATTTTAGAAGTATCGAGGCGCATATTGATTGTGCAAAAAGATCTTGGTTTGAGCTTTATACCTGaattatcaacaattacccTGTCCTTATTTATGGTGCTTATGCAGTCTGAACTTGAACATGAACAATTCTTGGAGGTGAAACTTGTTCTATTTCTGTTGAAGTGGAAACATGAGAACG AGAATGATGTCTTTAGAGATGCATATGATTTGAATGAAGAGCTCTTATTCATCTTCCCTGCTATCAGCCTTCTTTCTTCTCCATCTAAATCAGTAAAACAATTAGCAACCGATTTGCTTCACATTTTGGGAAAGCTTTCGAGTAAGCTACTTATTGCACAAAAAACTGGACAGCCGAAAGGAATGAAATTTCCGACCATTAGTACACCTAAATACATAGTCTTCAGACTCTTGCAGCATATATGGCTTCAG GAACTGTCTCCATTGTCTGGTTCTTTTTATCTGAATTACGAGCCTAGTCATGTCACTTCTATTAGAGACGAGCACTATGTATCAAAAACTTGGAGCTCATTGGTTACCGACCACTTGCATCATATTATTGCAAGAAGGAAGTCCTCATCCATCTCTCAGTCTCAGAATATCTTTCTGATCG ATATGCCCATGATACTCAGTGCAATTGCCTGTGTCCTCGTCATGCATCAAGCAGATGGGAGCTCTTCTGTTGATATCTTGGCTAATAGTAGCAGAGCGGATCCTAAACTAGGTGTCCCTTTGTTACTAGTCATTCAATTCTACAATCATATATTTTCCACGAACACAAGTGTTGACTCTCATGGAGTTCTG CTAAAACTTCTGGAACTGCTGCCATCACTTGCTTCCCATCCTGCAATCATACCTCTCGTTATTCAGACACTGTTGCCTATGCTTCAGAATGATAAGAAACC TGTTCTATTTGCCACTGCGATTCGCTTACTTTGCAAAACCTGGGAATACAACGACCGTGTCTTTGGGACCTTGCAG GGAGTACTACTTGCGAATAGATTTACTCGGTTTGCGTCTAAGCGAGATATTTGCATTAGCATGGCTGTTTCCATCTGTGATATCTGCAGAAGAAATCCTGATCGTGGAGTGGACCTTATTTTATCCATTGCG GCTTGCGTGGAGAATCAAGATCCTTTAGTGCAGTCTCTGGGTCTTCAAAGCCTTGGCCACCTCTGTGAAGCCGATGCCATTG ATTTTTATTCTGCTTGGGATGTGATTGCAAAGCATGTGCTAAACTACTCAGCGAACGCCATGGTTGCTCACAG CCTCTGTCTTCTTTTGAACTGGGGTGCGATGGATGCACAAGCATACCCTGAGGCATCAGTAGATGTGTTGAAGATACTATGGAATATTGGAACCTCCCAAGATTGTAGACAAGCTTCCTTATGGTCCAAAGCTCGGGCATCTGCCTTTGTGGCATTAACCAGTTATGAG GTAGAGCATCTTGAAAGAAGTATTCCGGACTTCAAGGACAGAAACTTGGAGTATCTTGTGTCCGAGACTGACCCTGAAGTGCTTACTGCGCTGGAAGGATTTGAAGTCAAACTTATAACTTTCGAGCACAT CACCCGGCGAAGATTAGTAAAGCAGAAAAAGGTGTCTGGAAACAAAATTGAGAAGCTGTTAGATGTTTTTCCACGTCTCATCTTTGCTTCAG aaagaagagaaaaagaattaCCTGGTGCAGCTCTTTTTTGCCTTCCCTTTACAAAGAAAGATTCAAGGAAGCCAGGAGCATCAGAG GACTTGCAAGATGTACAAGCTAAATATGAAGCCTCACTGATTGATATAGCAACATCTCTTCAACTGTCAAGAAATATATTGATATCAATTCTTTCTTTGCAATCATGGAAGCCCTTCATGCGGAGGTGGATGAGAGCTTATGTCTTGTTACTTGATGCTAAGTTGCAGACTGCTGTTTTGGACAAAACTCCTAAAGCTGCCATGGAAATTCTTAAG AGTATGACAGCAATTGCAGAGAGATCTCTCCCTCGATCTGCTGAGAATATTGCATTAGCTGTTGGAGCCCTTTGTTCG GTGTTGCCTGCTTCCGCACATGCTGTTAAAGCGACCGCCTCAAAGTTTTTGCTGGATTGGTTGTTCCAACATGAACATGAGTATCGCCAATGGTCAGCAGCAATCTCTCTTGGTCTGATATCAAGTTGCCTACACCTCACTGATCACAAGCAGAAATTTGAGAATATCAATGCACTGCTTGAG GTTGCATCTGTGAGCAAAAGCACACTTGTGAAAGGAGCTTGTGGAGTTGGGTTAGGTTATTCATGTCAAACTCTTCTAGCCAGAGCTGCTGCTCACCCGGGCAAAGAGACACACAAGATAGAGGAAGCAGAATTGTTGAGAAAGATCATCAGAACCTTATCCCAGATGATCTCTCAATTCACACCTTCTTCGGCTGATGTTCTTGAAACTCTTTCAGTATCTTTTCCACTTCGATCAGataatttgaattcaaattttgcTGGTGAATTTCTTGGCTCGATGAGTGAGAATTTAGAGGAAGATGTGTGGGGCGTTGCAGGGCTTGTATTGGGTTTGGGTAATTGTGTTGGTGCAATGTACAGAGCTGGGATGTATGATGCAGTTCTTAATGTGAAAGCGTTACTTATTTCATGGATTCCACACCCTTCTGAAGTTACAACTATGAGCAAAgatcatgaaattttattatttgtgggCTCGTGTCTTGCTGTACCTACTGTAATGGCCACATGTCAGAGGTTTGAACTTATTGATGATGCAGAGCTGGAACATCTTTTGAGTTGCTATAAGGAACTAATCTCTGAGCTACTCTCTATTAAAAGATTTGACACCTTCCACCAGAGCTTATTGATGGCATCTTGTTTGGGAGCAGGAAGTCTTGTTGGTGTGGTTTTGAATGAAGGGTCGCACTCTTTGAAAATtgaacacattaaagaattGCTTGCACTGTTCAGAAAAAGTTACGCAGACTCCAATCCTCCACTAATTTATCTCGGTGCCATGCTTGGAGTTGTAAATGCATTAGGAGCAGGTGCAGGGACACTGATTGAACCCCACCCTTTGAGTTCATCACATTCTTCTTCTGATCAGAAG GAAGCTTCTTATATATCTGGTCCTTTAATTACAAATGATGTTCTCGAGCCTGATTTAACATCACTTGTGCAAGAGATGTTCCTAGTTGCGCAAAATTCTGATGCTCATCAGTTACAGCAGCATGCAGCATGGGCAATCTCATTTCTTAGACATTATTTGTGGGTCAAAGATCTTCAAAATGATGAAAGTACCTCAGAGAATGATTCTGTTGGTTCGAAGACCGTCTCACAAAATTTTCCTGAGGACAGCACGGTCATGAAATTGTCTATGTGGCTAATGCATCTGAACTATCTTGGG ACAGGTGATGTCTCACATGTAAACACAGTTTCTAGTGTTCTGCGGTGTCTCTCACATGCTTCTAGGCTACCACCATTGGATTGGGGCGCAATCATCAGACGGTGCATGAGATATGAGAGTCGAGTTGCTGGCTTGTTGGCACAAGACATAACTTTTGAGAGAGGAAATCTCAGGGAGGAATGCTTGCTTTTCTCATTATCGCATGCTAACCAATTTGATCCTCTCCTTAGCTTCCTTGATGAGCTATGTGACATCCCTCGGTTGAGGGTGCTCGAGTCACGCCTGCAATTCTTTTTGCTTTCACATTTGGCCGACCTGGTTAAGATTTTCTCAGGTTCTCGGATCGTGAAATTATTTGAAGATGTTGCTGAGTTATTATCATGGTCTACTTGTCCTGAGAGTTGTGACCCCCTAGAAAAAATCACATTTAGGATTTCATGCTGGAGGGGACTTCAATTGTGTTTGGATGAATCTTCTCATCACACTCAAGACTATAAATCTAGCATGGAAAAATGCATGGAGTTTCTCTTTACTTTGCTGCCTTCTGCTCAAACTGACGAGTCTTGTCAGgttaaaatttttgaagaatggtCTGAAGCACTTAGATGCCTGGAGAAGGCTCAACAAGGATGGCTATTGGATCTTCTAAAG GTTTCAGAGGTGAACTTCACTGTCGCAAACTCTCTGTCGTTTGAAACTGTGAAAAAGATTCAAGCAATAGCAAAACTAGTTCAAAGTGGTTCCCTGCCATTGACTGTGCTTGGTAAACTAAAAGCTTGTCTTTTGGACAGCAGATCTCAAG ATATTTGGGATGCTCTAACTGAAGTTTCAATAACCGTACAACATGCTGAAGGGAATGCCAAAAGACAATGGCTCATTGAGGCACTGGAAATTAGTTGCATTACGAGATTTCCGTCCACG GCTCTGCAGTTTGTCGGCCTGCTATGTGGAAGCTGCTGTATCTATAGGCCCGTGTTAATTGTGGACAAATTCACTGTTTTGAGCGATCTGCCAGTCACCCTCACGTCCCTCCTCTCGGATAGCTCCTGGATGGTAGTAGCAGATTCTGTTGTTTCTTATTTGTGGGCGTCGACGGAGCGGATATATGAATGGAACAAACAATTGAAAGGTGGTTTTGATACACAGTCCATCGACAAGAGTGAAAATGATATAGCCTGCTTTCTCCTACTAGTGATGTATCAGGCTTGTGTGTCCTTGAAAGATCATCTACCTTCAGAGAAACAGCTTCAGCTTGCCAATATGGTGGTACCAGCAAATATGGATGTCCATGCGTTCCAAGCaagattaaattttgatatgaaGAGTCTACCTCTGCTTTGA